In Methanosarcina barkeri MS, a single window of DNA contains:
- a CDS encoding DUF434 domain-containing protein gives MRDTHASSADLSGSCLKEELLKEKLLKPARDIRSILRWGYSKFSTIRFVADHFQLSLEERYILTRVIMPPDRIVSRINKKVACTGIKDRDLLLDGYNVLLSVDSLIKKEPMWFCDDGYIRDTRYYFSKAKQAEDIEEALNAVLKFLSETGPKSVIFLLDAQISRSGELAGFIRHKMKEYGISGEARTSKIADFELKTEGGNPEKKIVLATSDGIVIDSALNVLDIPACLMEKMGIEPIRLY, from the coding sequence ATGAGAGATACGCATGCAAGTTCAGCCGATCTTTCCGGCTCCTGTCTGAAAGAGGAATTACTCAAAGAAAAATTACTCAAACCTGCACGGGATATCCGGAGCATACTCCGGTGGGGCTATTCAAAGTTTTCGACCATCCGTTTCGTAGCTGACCACTTCCAGCTCAGCCTTGAAGAACGATACATTCTCACAAGAGTAATCATGCCCCCGGACAGGATAGTTTCCAGAATAAATAAAAAAGTGGCATGTACCGGCATAAAAGATAGGGATCTCCTTCTTGACGGGTACAATGTCCTGCTGAGTGTGGACAGCCTGATAAAAAAAGAACCTATGTGGTTCTGTGATGACGGGTACATAAGAGATACCCGCTACTATTTTAGCAAAGCAAAACAGGCCGAAGATATAGAGGAAGCTCTCAATGCAGTCCTCAAGTTTCTTTCCGAGACAGGTCCAAAATCAGTCATTTTTCTCCTTGACGCCCAGATCAGCCGGAGCGGAGAGCTTGCAGGTTTCATCCGCCACAAAATGAAAGAATACGGAATTTCAGGCGAGGCAAGAACCTCAAAAATCGCAGACTTTGAACTGAAAACGGAAGGAGGAAATCCAGAAAAAAAAATAGTTTTGGCAACTTCCGATGGAATTGTTATAGATTCGGCCCTGAATGTACTCGATATCCCTGCCTGCCTGATGGAAAAAATGGGAATTGAACCGATCAGGCTATATTAA
- the ala gene encoding alanine dehydrogenase, translating into MEILWLAQEEVTSVIDMSSDMQVVERAFRQHGLGRVQMPPKSYLYYTAYNGDLRTMPAYLEEENITGVKIVNVHPGNPDRGLPTVMALIVLISPETGAPVAIMDGTYLTDIRTGAAGGIAAKYLARKDSKVIGLVGAGNQAKTQLKALCEVFEPELVRVTSRTKESSEQFIREMADITPCEIRYEENIKKVCDCDILVTTTPTRKPIVKAQWIKEGTHINAIGADAVGKEELDPELLIRSKIIVDDVIQALHSGEVNVPLSKHYISENDIHAELGEVIVGLKPGRTSDEEITIFDSTGLAIQDVASAHLVYERAVSKGLGKHVLMF; encoded by the coding sequence ATGGAAATATTATGGCTGGCTCAGGAAGAAGTAACAAGTGTTATAGATATGAGTTCTGACATGCAGGTTGTAGAACGGGCTTTTAGGCAGCATGGGCTGGGCAGGGTTCAGATGCCTCCCAAGTCCTACCTTTACTATACGGCGTATAACGGGGATCTGCGGACAATGCCTGCATATCTTGAAGAGGAGAATATTACTGGGGTGAAAATTGTAAATGTCCATCCTGGAAACCCGGATCGTGGGCTTCCCACGGTAATGGCACTTATTGTCCTTATTTCTCCGGAAACAGGCGCTCCTGTGGCAATTATGGACGGAACCTACCTGACTGATATCCGGACAGGAGCTGCAGGAGGAATTGCTGCAAAATACCTTGCAAGAAAAGATTCAAAGGTTATAGGCCTTGTTGGTGCCGGAAATCAGGCAAAAACCCAGTTAAAAGCTCTCTGCGAGGTTTTTGAGCCAGAACTGGTAAGGGTTACTTCCAGGACAAAGGAGAGCTCTGAACAATTTATCCGGGAAATGGCAGATATTACTCCCTGTGAAATCCGTTACGAAGAAAACATTAAGAAGGTCTGTGACTGCGATATCCTTGTTACGACCACTCCTACCAGAAAACCTATCGTAAAGGCACAATGGATCAAAGAAGGCACTCACATTAACGCGATAGGGGCTGATGCAGTAGGAAAAGAAGAACTTGACCCTGAACTTTTAATCAGGTCCAAGATAATTGTGGATGATGTTATCCAGGCCCTTCATTCCGGAGAAGTAAACGTTCCTCTCTCCAAGCACTACATCTCGGAAAATGATATTCATGCTGAGCTCGGTGAAGTAATCGTTGGCCTGAAACCAGGCAGGACAAGTGATGAAGAAATTACGATCTTCGATTCAACAGGTCTTGCCATTCAGGATGTTGCAAGCGCGCACCTTGTTTATGAGAGAGCTGTCAGTAAAGGGCTCGGCAAGCATGTTCTTATGTTCTAA
- a CDS encoding NosD domain-containing protein, with protein MNRLIILLEVFLLLTLGSGIGAAAEVYVQPGDSIQTALDNAVSGDVIILKPGTYIENIKIDKDNLVISSESGNPDDTMITAKSSDNHVISLQADKVKISGLGITGTKNSYSGICLSECNNCIIENNKIQNNGYGIYLLNSKGNTLSNNVVTNNGEYGILLSASTNNTFSGNTASDNKDTGVHISTSDSNTLTGNNVSLNDVYGLFVCPESDDNLIYNNYFNNTANAEVQNGVGNAYNTEKTEGENIVGGPYLGGNFWAEPEGTGFSDTAVDANGDGIADSEYRLSQSTYSDKLPLISSSKSQQLGPPEANFEMNNSNGSAPLAVQFTDLSENADSWSWDFESDGKIDSTEENPVHVFTTMGAYTVTFSATNKNGTDSKTSAVIVTHPVMVTNPVENGSGNNTTVDNETGENATGANGSSGNVTRAVEAGGNGTYYNQTEDSGISNVELDPQNGSKAAALNGENDSRINTSSVEYALENKTDAPGFEIIYGAVSLLAVFLYRKVKPGN; from the coding sequence TTGAACAGGTTAATTATTTTATTGGAAGTTTTTCTCCTCTTAACATTAGGCTCGGGCATCGGAGCTGCGGCTGAGGTTTACGTCCAGCCTGGAGATTCGATACAAACCGCATTGGACAATGCAGTCTCAGGTGATGTAATTATCTTAAAACCCGGAACCTATATCGAGAATATCAAAATAGACAAAGATAACCTCGTAATATCTTCGGAATCCGGGAATCCTGATGACACGATGATTACGGCTAAGAGCTCAGACAATCATGTAATCTCCTTGCAGGCTGATAAAGTAAAAATTAGTGGACTTGGGATTACAGGAACAAAAAACAGCTATTCCGGAATCTGTCTCTCAGAATGTAATAACTGCATCATTGAGAATAATAAAATTCAGAACAACGGCTATGGAATTTATCTTTTGAACTCAAAAGGCAATACGCTCTCAAATAACGTGGTTACAAATAATGGAGAATATGGGATCCTATTATCGGCCTCAACCAATAATACCTTCTCCGGAAATACGGCTTCGGATAATAAAGACACTGGCGTCCATATCAGCACTTCCGACAGTAACACGCTTACAGGCAATAATGTATCCTTAAACGACGTTTACGGCCTTTTTGTCTGTCCAGAGAGTGATGATAATCTGATTTATAATAACTATTTCAACAACACCGCCAATGCAGAGGTTCAAAATGGAGTTGGAAATGCCTACAACACAGAAAAGACCGAAGGTGAGAATATTGTAGGCGGCCCCTATCTTGGAGGTAATTTCTGGGCAGAACCTGAAGGTACAGGTTTTTCGGATACAGCAGTAGATGCGAATGGAGACGGAATTGCAGACTCCGAATACAGGCTCTCGCAAAGCACCTACTCTGATAAGTTACCTCTTATTTCATCATCCAAGTCACAGCAGCTCGGACCTCCGGAAGCAAACTTCGAAATGAACAATAGCAATGGCTCTGCTCCTCTTGCAGTCCAGTTTACCGACCTGTCCGAAAATGCAGACTCATGGAGCTGGGACTTTGAGAGTGACGGGAAGATCGACTCTACTGAGGAAAATCCGGTTCATGTGTTTACGACAATGGGGGCTTACACTGTTACCTTCAGCGCTACAAATAAAAATGGAACAGATTCAAAAACTTCCGCAGTAATTGTTACCCATCCTGTTATGGTTACCAATCCTGTTGAAAACGGCTCTGGGAACAATACAACCGTGGATAACGAAACTGGCGAAAACGCAACAGGTGCAAATGGAAGTTCCGGTAACGTAACCAGAGCTGTTGAAGCAGGCGGTAACGGAACCTATTACAACCAAACTGAGGATAGCGGAATTTCCAATGTGGAACTTGATCCCCAGAATGGATCGAAAGCTGCCGCCCTTAATGGAGAGAATGATTCAAGAATAAACACTTCAAGTGTTGAATACGCACTTGAGAATAAAACAGATGCTCCCGGGTTTGAGATCATTTACGGAGCAGTTTCTCTGCTTGCTGTGTTCCTTTACAGAAAAGTAAAACCAGGAAATTAA
- a CDS encoding DUF1328 domain-containing protein has product MPGLIGLAVVFLILALIAYILGARGVAGLSMDIAKWLVIIFIILAIISYLL; this is encoded by the coding sequence ATGCCGGGTTTGATAGGACTTGCTGTGGTCTTTCTAATATTGGCATTGATTGCATATATACTGGGCGCAAGGGGAGTTGCCGGTTTATCAATGGACATTGCAAAGTGGCTCGTCATAATCTTTATCATACTTGCAATCATCTCGTACTTGTTATGA
- a CDS encoding DUF1015 domain-containing protein encodes MVLHVPRILLPKDNWEKWAVIACDQHTQDPEYWKRVEEFIGDTPSTFNLIYPEIYLPLDENRVNKIHKTISDYKKLLVDHGPCFILVRRSVSDKKRTGLVVAIDLEEYQFNGSESFIKPTEGTIKERLPARVRIRENAELELSHILVLYDDPSFSVIPRNPDNFVCEEDKVYDFDLMENGGHVAGYRISNEKIIKEISEKILNLGTLLVGDGNHSLAAAKSFWEQIKGTVQADHPARYAMVELVNVHDPGLSFEPIHRVVSGIEPEELLKKFDARIEETSTSPSNADFPVAGHSIGFITKDRSGVLVFDNPVYDLEVETLDEIIENYSIEYEHDPEVVEKLGKKQGNIGFFLPSLKQSDFFSLIKKKGVLPRKSFSLGKENEKRYYIEARKIVP; translated from the coding sequence ATGGTTTTACATGTTCCACGCATTCTTCTTCCAAAAGATAATTGGGAAAAGTGGGCAGTGATTGCCTGTGATCAGCACACTCAGGATCCGGAATACTGGAAAAGAGTTGAAGAATTTATTGGAGATACCCCCTCTACTTTTAATTTAATTTATCCGGAAATATATCTTCCGCTAGATGAGAATAGAGTAAATAAGATTCATAAAACTATAAGTGACTACAAAAAACTTCTCGTTGACCACGGCCCCTGTTTTATTCTTGTAAGGCGTTCGGTCTCAGATAAGAAAAGAACCGGGCTTGTTGTTGCAATAGACCTGGAAGAATACCAGTTCAACGGGTCCGAATCATTTATCAAACCAACGGAAGGCACTATTAAAGAAAGGCTTCCAGCAAGAGTTAGGATAAGGGAAAACGCAGAACTGGAACTCTCGCACATCTTAGTGTTATATGATGACCCTTCTTTCTCGGTTATCCCCAGAAACCCTGATAATTTTGTTTGTGAAGAAGACAAGGTTTATGATTTTGACCTGATGGAAAACGGCGGCCACGTTGCAGGTTACAGGATCAGTAATGAAAAGATAATTAAAGAAATTTCGGAGAAAATCCTGAACCTGGGAACCCTTCTTGTTGGTGATGGAAACCACAGCCTTGCTGCTGCAAAGAGCTTCTGGGAACAAATTAAAGGGACCGTACAGGCCGATCATCCTGCAAGATACGCAATGGTTGAACTTGTAAATGTTCACGACCCCGGGCTGTCCTTTGAACCTATTCACAGGGTTGTAAGCGGAATTGAACCTGAAGAACTGCTCAAAAAATTTGATGCAAGAATCGAAGAAACTAGCACCTCCCCCTCAAATGCCGATTTCCCGGTTGCAGGACATTCAATAGGATTTATTACAAAAGACAGGTCTGGTGTGCTGGTTTTTGATAATCCTGTTTACGATCTTGAGGTTGAAACCCTTGACGAGATCATTGAGAATTATTCGATCGAATATGAACATGATCCTGAAGTTGTGGAAAAACTTGGAAAAAAACAGGGTAATATCGGTTTCTTCCTCCCCTCATTAAAACAGAGCGATTTCTTTTCTCTAATTAAAAAGAAAGGGGTTCTTCCAAGAAAATCTTTTTCCCTTGGAAAGGAAAATGAGAAGAGATATTATATTGAAGCCAGAAAGATTGTTCCATAA
- a CDS encoding MBL fold metallo-hydrolase codes for MIFERIKSEGLAHLSYFIGSENEAIVIDPRRDCQVYVELARREGMNIKYIFETHRNEDYVIGSLELKKLTDAEIYHGHGVDFKYGNYLNEGQEFDLGSMELTALHTPGHTDESMSYVLTDLDTGKEPVMVFTGDALFVGDTGRIDLYGPGEAPGLAANLYDSIFNKILPLGDGVILCPAHGSGSVCGGAIAKRDYSTLGLERVQNPALQKTNREEFIKFKLEEQLDFPPYFKKMEQYNLQGPPLLQGLPTPKPLSPAEFRKKIEKGAVVVDMRMPHSFGGAHIRNSYSIWLGVVPSFAGWVLPYNKPILLVLEEKEQLETAVRYLVRLGYDNITGFLNDGISAWYMKALPVDEVSLISVHDLKNKLEKHEEMTLLDVRKEKEWNEGHIQGAKHIYVGKLNKNMDKVPKDSQVIVYCDSSRRSSIAASILKKNGYNNVYNVLGSMTAWKNAGYSTVK; via the coding sequence TTGATATTTGAACGCATTAAATCTGAAGGTCTGGCTCATCTTTCCTATTTCATTGGTTCGGAAAATGAAGCCATAGTTATCGATCCTCGAAGAGACTGTCAGGTCTATGTCGAACTTGCCAGAAGAGAGGGTATGAACATAAAATATATTTTTGAAACCCACAGAAATGAAGACTACGTAATCGGTTCCCTGGAATTGAAGAAGCTTACAGACGCAGAGATTTATCATGGCCACGGAGTGGATTTCAAATACGGGAACTACTTGAATGAAGGCCAGGAGTTTGATTTAGGCTCAATGGAATTGACGGCTTTACATACTCCGGGACATACCGACGAGAGTATGTCCTATGTCCTGACAGACCTTGATACAGGAAAAGAGCCAGTAATGGTTTTTACAGGAGATGCCCTGTTTGTAGGCGATACCGGAAGAATCGATCTCTATGGCCCAGGGGAAGCTCCAGGGCTGGCAGCAAATCTCTACGACAGTATATTTAACAAAATCCTTCCACTGGGAGATGGAGTAATACTATGTCCTGCACATGGCTCAGGCTCGGTTTGCGGAGGAGCTATTGCTAAACGGGACTACAGTACGCTTGGACTTGAGCGTGTACAGAATCCTGCTCTTCAGAAAACAAACAGAGAAGAATTTATTAAGTTCAAACTTGAAGAGCAGCTTGATTTCCCTCCTTACTTCAAGAAAATGGAACAGTACAACCTGCAAGGACCTCCTCTGCTGCAGGGCCTGCCTACTCCGAAGCCGCTTTCACCCGCGGAGTTCAGGAAGAAAATAGAAAAAGGAGCAGTGGTCGTTGATATGCGCATGCCTCATTCCTTTGGAGGAGCGCATATCAGAAACTCCTACAGCATCTGGCTCGGAGTGGTACCTTCATTTGCGGGCTGGGTTCTTCCTTATAATAAACCCATACTCCTCGTGCTGGAGGAAAAAGAACAGCTTGAAACTGCTGTAAGGTATCTGGTCCGTCTGGGCTATGACAATATAACGGGTTTTTTGAACGACGGAATTTCAGCCTGGTATATGAAAGCTTTACCCGTAGACGAAGTTAGTTTGATCTCGGTCCACGATCTGAAGAATAAACTGGAGAAGCACGAGGAGATGACACTACTGGATGTGAGGAAGGAAAAAGAATGGAATGAAGGGCACATTCAGGGAGCTAAACATATATACGTTGGGAAACTTAATAAAAACATGGATAAAGTTCCAAAGGACTCTCAGGTAATTGTTTATTGTGACAGTTCCAGACGTTCCAGTATAGCAGCTTCTATTTTGAAAAAGAATGGCTATAATAATGTATATAATGTGCTTGGCAGCATGACTGCATGGAAAAATGCCGGATACAGCACAGTAAAATAA
- a CDS encoding DEAD/DEAH box helicase, giving the protein MTISNETAVGMETVELEPLRKDKKKIFEDILKYLKTNQRGYIKVPTGWGKTFLSKHIMKKYYDEGKVVLFLVSKNNPLLSQTYYDRKKKRPLFPNSALLSSKHKVDRKELAETLRVFGQEKDKGFVLFASLQTVLGKQSSEIKNLILELTDLAIVDEIHNFINNRGNDFLNELGERTKILGMTATPFQGVVGNVKFVDEIAGDMREVYAKTLPECILDNELAPLKYTIAESSEDIFEIFDFERGLDELDKQDLFLDCSTPDKLKKVIRRTQLAKDVYESMIKHKHAKTLVFCAPVRKRVYGVGADDKEINAFHAKLTSSVFNGEISIPESEKDPEPILPLNFENYTPEGEFQDAVFISSELPKNEQNAILAAFREMGKPPYVLCTVGMLIEGFDFPELEALILLRPTLSMRLFEQQVGRVTRLSSISGKKQGNIFEISDSIDSLYQRFGEGVFSGEKVDQVQMLQPEIRLEELFSEGDAARAIEEGKIEIKKVEFGPQRKGKGKRKRAQIREIPVRLPPTSIRAKYFSRLLALTEEKDIGAFEREKRELMRATLRFRVRELRDAEELAELAGNINKLKREAYEDRRLGDVSRQHKPKVFGEVEWLLKLQALNSLKYNGGHLSMPEKNRILKTLNFEPDFRKIDSLRLKCLKLGSTQKTIPELVKVLGFVSRLSSSETYQFLDKKKKDHWKREFMPAVYWGFCFIDDSPELKELFESTEWDRRVKNIIRQK; this is encoded by the coding sequence ATGACAATTTCAAATGAGACCGCAGTCGGTATGGAAACCGTCGAGCTTGAGCCCTTGAGAAAAGATAAAAAGAAAATTTTTGAGGATATTCTAAAATATCTTAAAACCAATCAGAGAGGCTATATCAAGGTTCCTACAGGCTGGGGTAAAACCTTTCTTTCGAAACATATAATGAAGAAGTACTACGACGAAGGAAAAGTCGTGCTTTTCCTTGTCTCGAAAAACAATCCTCTTCTTAGCCAGACCTATTATGACAGGAAGAAAAAACGGCCCCTTTTTCCCAACAGTGCACTTCTCTCATCCAAGCATAAGGTAGACCGAAAAGAACTTGCTGAAACTTTAAGGGTTTTTGGGCAGGAAAAAGATAAGGGTTTTGTTCTTTTTGCCTCGCTTCAGACCGTACTTGGAAAACAGAGCTCTGAGATCAAGAACCTGATTCTTGAACTTACCGACCTTGCAATAGTGGATGAGATACACAATTTCATTAACAATCGAGGAAACGATTTTCTCAATGAATTGGGGGAAAGGACAAAAATCCTGGGAATGACTGCAACCCCATTCCAGGGGGTTGTCGGGAATGTCAAGTTCGTGGATGAAATTGCAGGAGATATGAGAGAAGTCTACGCAAAAACCCTTCCTGAATGCATCCTGGACAACGAACTTGCCCCCCTTAAGTACACGATTGCCGAGAGTTCGGAGGATATCTTTGAGATCTTCGATTTTGAAAGAGGGCTTGATGAACTTGATAAGCAGGACCTTTTCCTTGACTGCAGCACTCCTGACAAGTTGAAAAAGGTTATTCGACGAACCCAGCTTGCAAAAGATGTGTACGAGTCTATGATAAAACACAAGCATGCAAAAACGCTTGTCTTTTGCGCTCCTGTGAGGAAGCGTGTCTATGGAGTAGGGGCTGATGATAAGGAAATTAACGCTTTCCATGCAAAGCTTACCTCCTCTGTCTTCAATGGGGAAATTTCGATCCCTGAATCCGAAAAGGACCCTGAGCCTATCCTGCCTTTAAATTTTGAGAATTATACCCCTGAAGGTGAGTTTCAGGACGCCGTTTTTATAAGCTCGGAACTACCCAAAAATGAACAAAATGCCATTCTTGCAGCTTTCAGGGAAATGGGAAAGCCACCTTATGTTCTATGCACCGTAGGTATGCTGATTGAAGGGTTTGATTTTCCGGAACTTGAAGCCCTTATTTTGCTGCGCCCTACTCTGAGTATGCGGCTCTTTGAACAGCAGGTAGGAAGGGTGACAAGGCTTTCTTCAATCTCAGGAAAGAAACAGGGCAATATCTTCGAGATTTCGGATAGTATTGATTCTCTCTACCAGCGCTTTGGAGAAGGTGTTTTTTCCGGGGAAAAGGTTGACCAGGTGCAGATGCTACAGCCTGAGATCCGCCTTGAAGAACTTTTTTCAGAAGGCGATGCAGCCAGGGCAATCGAGGAAGGAAAGATCGAGATTAAGAAGGTAGAATTTGGACCTCAAAGAAAAGGGAAGGGAAAAAGAAAAAGGGCTCAGATTCGGGAAATCCCGGTAAGGCTTCCTCCAACATCCATCCGGGCAAAGTATTTTTCACGCCTGCTTGCACTGACCGAGGAGAAAGACATAGGAGCTTTTGAGCGGGAAAAGCGTGAACTCATGCGGGCTACCCTGAGGTTTCGGGTTAGGGAACTTAGGGATGCAGAAGAACTTGCAGAGCTTGCAGGCAATATAAATAAGCTCAAGCGGGAAGCTTATGAAGACCGCAGACTCGGGGATGTTTCAAGGCAGCATAAACCCAAGGTTTTCGGGGAAGTCGAATGGCTGCTAAAACTTCAGGCCCTAAACTCCCTCAAGTATAACGGTGGACACCTCTCGATGCCTGAGAAAAACCGGATCTTAAAAACTCTGAATTTCGAGCCCGATTTCCGAAAAATAGACAGCCTCAGGCTTAAATGCCTGAAACTCGGTTCGACCCAGAAGACTATCCCTGAACTTGTAAAGGTTCTGGGGTTCGTAAGCCGCCTCTCGTCTTCGGAAACCTACCAGTTCCTCGACAAGAAGAAAAAGGATCACTGGAAAAGGGAGTTCATGCCTGCGGTTTACTGGGGTTTCTGCTTTATCGATGATTCTCCTGAACTGAAGGAGCTTTTCGAGTCTACGGAATGGGACAGGCGGGTCAAAAATATTATCAGGCAAAAATAA
- a CDS encoding threonine--tRNA ligase — protein sequence MQLLLIHSDYIEYETKKQTPVAEKIEESLKSGRLEEALTAFMAVESVDEANPEDTIEKTASEIEKVATQVKTNRIMLYPYAHLSSDLSSPKVAVKVLKGIETALSGKYEVKRAPFGWYKAFSISCKGHPLSELSRSIRPEGTQKAAGKVEAGGEKEEVVSEALKAEGTAKSYWRILTPDGELHEIENFDLTPYPKLQQFVNYEISKSRAVERAPPHVELMRRLELADYEPGSDSGNMRYYPKGRLIKALLENYVLDVATDFGAMEVETPIMYDMNHPTLKKYLDRFPARQYSIESDKRHMFLRFAACFGQFLMNHDMTISYRNLPLRMIEMTRYSFRKEQRGELVGLRRLRAFTMPDMHSLCEDMDQAVDQFKKQYDLCINVLENIGIHIKDYEVAIRFTKDFYESNKELVVNMARTVDKPVLVEMWDTRFFYFVLKFEFNFVDALAKASALSTVQIDVENAERYDISYVNADGKLERPTVLHCSPSGAIERCIYALLEKAAMETEEGKVPMLPVWLSPTQVRIVPISEKHVAFAEEVSQKLDCRVDIDDRDLSIGKKVREAGREWVPYVVVIGDKEIENGTINVTIRAESEQNKPKKVQITPEELNDRIKGEIAGKPYRKLPLSKYLSGRPKFV from the coding sequence ATGCAATTATTGCTCATTCACTCTGATTATATTGAATACGAAACCAAAAAACAAACTCCAGTTGCTGAAAAAATTGAAGAATCCTTAAAGTCCGGCAGGCTTGAGGAAGCACTTACCGCTTTTATGGCTGTTGAAAGTGTAGATGAGGCAAATCCTGAAGACACTATAGAAAAGACGGCTTCCGAAATTGAAAAGGTAGCTACTCAGGTCAAAACCAACCGTATAATGCTCTATCCTTACGCTCACTTAAGTTCTGATCTTTCTTCTCCGAAAGTTGCAGTAAAGGTACTGAAAGGGATAGAGACTGCACTCTCAGGTAAATATGAGGTCAAACGCGCTCCTTTCGGGTGGTATAAGGCTTTTAGTATCAGCTGTAAAGGGCACCCACTTTCCGAACTCTCCAGGAGCATACGCCCCGAAGGAACTCAAAAAGCAGCAGGCAAAGTCGAGGCAGGTGGAGAAAAAGAAGAGGTTGTTTCCGAAGCCCTCAAAGCCGAAGGTACGGCAAAGTCTTACTGGCGTATCCTTACCCCTGATGGAGAACTTCACGAAATCGAAAATTTCGACCTTACGCCTTACCCCAAACTCCAGCAGTTTGTAAACTACGAAATTTCCAAGAGCAGAGCTGTTGAACGTGCTCCTCCTCATGTTGAGCTTATGCGGAGGCTTGAGCTTGCGGACTACGAACCAGGTTCTGATTCCGGAAACATGCGATATTACCCTAAAGGGAGACTTATAAAAGCCCTTCTTGAAAATTATGTGCTTGATGTCGCAACCGATTTCGGGGCAATGGAAGTTGAAACTCCTATCATGTATGACATGAACCATCCGACTCTTAAAAAATATCTGGACAGGTTCCCTGCAAGGCAGTACTCCATTGAGTCCGACAAGCGGCATATGTTCCTGCGTTTTGCAGCCTGTTTCGGGCAGTTCCTTATGAACCACGACATGACGATTTCCTACAGGAACCTGCCTCTTCGGATGATCGAAATGACCCGCTACAGTTTCAGAAAGGAACAGCGGGGAGAACTTGTGGGCTTGAGAAGACTCAGGGCTTTTACCATGCCTGATATGCACAGCCTTTGCGAGGACATGGACCAGGCTGTAGACCAGTTCAAAAAGCAGTATGACCTCTGCATTAATGTGCTTGAAAATATAGGAATCCATATTAAGGATTATGAGGTAGCCATCCGCTTTACCAAGGACTTTTACGAGTCGAATAAAGAGCTTGTGGTCAATATGGCAAGGACCGTCGACAAACCTGTGCTTGTTGAGATGTGGGATACTCGTTTCTTCTATTTCGTGCTCAAGTTCGAGTTTAATTTCGTAGACGCTCTTGCGAAGGCAAGTGCACTTTCCACGGTCCAGATTGATGTCGAAAATGCCGAAAGGTATGATATTTCTTACGTAAATGCTGACGGCAAACTGGAAAGGCCTACCGTGCTTCACTGCTCTCCAAGCGGGGCAATCGAACGCTGCATTTATGCTCTTCTCGAAAAAGCTGCAATGGAAACCGAAGAAGGAAAGGTTCCTATGCTGCCAGTATGGCTTTCTCCTACCCAGGTCAGGATTGTGCCAATCTCAGAAAAACACGTCGCTTTTGCCGAAGAGGTTTCACAGAAGCTAGACTGCAGGGTTGATATTGACGACCGTGACCTGTCAATAGGAAAGAAAGTGAGGGAAGCAGGCAGGGAATGGGTTCCTTACGTGGTTGTCATTGGAGATAAAGAAATCGAGAACGGCACCATTAATGTAACCATTCGGGCCGAATCCGAACAGAACAAGCCTAAAAAAGTTCAAATTACTCCGGAAGAGCTTAACGACAGAATTAAAGGCGAAATTGCAGGAAAACCGTATAGGAAACTGCCCCTCTCAAAATACCTTTCTGGAAGACCAAAGTTCGTTTAA